In the Harmonia axyridis chromosome 3, icHarAxyr1.1, whole genome shotgun sequence genome, one interval contains:
- the LOC123675795 gene encoding protein takeout-like — MFFLCYSFTCFSLLLFELVSSEKLPDDFKKCSMKDTECLKDAIQDALPKLENGIPNLGVPSLDPLYIGEMVIGAGANAVDVVQRFENAELIGLSKSKINDLMFDIDKGKISIKFIAPVAHLNTSYKIDGKILVLPIVGHGQGSLKLEGFQGDIEFDVEIYSKRNEKYLRAKKFTFEIVLNRVVFYMDNLFDGNKLLADNMLKVLNDNWEPLYKEVIAKYAAYYGKSLTELMNKLFAKVPISELFLD, encoded by the exons atgttttttttgtgttattcGTTCACTTGTTTTTCGTTGTTGCTTTTCGAGTTAGTGAGCTCAGAAAAATTAC CTGATGATTTCAAGAAGTGCTCAATGAAAGATACAGAATGCCTAAAGGATGCCATACAAGATGCTCTTCCGAAACTTGAGAATG GGATTCCCAATCTTGGAGTTCCCTCCCTAGATCCTCTTTATATTGGAGAGATGGTGATAGGAGCTGGAGCCAATGCTGTTGACGTTGTACAGAGATTTGAAAATGCCGAATTGATTGGActttcaaaatcgaaaataaacgATTTGAT gttCGACATTGATAAAGGCAAAATCTCAATCAAATTCATAGCTCCAGTCGCTCATTTGAACACTTCATACAAAATTGATGGTAAAATCCTTGTTCTTCCGATCGTTGGACACGGACAAGGATCCCTCAAACTTG AGGGTTTTCAGGGAGACATAGAATTTGACGTTGAGATCTATTCaaagagaaatgaaaaatatctgaGAGCAAAGAAATTCACTTTTGAAATAGTTCTGAATAGGGTGGTATTCTATATGGATAATCTCTTCGATGGAAACAAACTGCTTGCCGACAATATGCTCAAAGTTCTGAATGATAATTGGGAACCGTTGTACAAAGAAGTCATCGCTAAGTACGCTGCTTATTATGGCAAATCTTTGACGGAATTGATGAACAAACTATTCGCTAAAGTACCCATATCGGAGCTATTTCTGGATTGA